AATCCGGGAGTTGCCTTACTAGTCCTGTGTTTACCTGACAATCTACACCAGCTTCTCTTGGTGTTTTTTGGTGTCAATGGTTGAACAGACTATAAAAGCCAGTCGCATCATTGTGCGCCAAGAGGGGGTGGGTTTGTCAATGCTGCGAAATGTTAAATCCAGTGGTATAAAAAATAAATATTGACGCAATAATCAGCATTATAGCTAATTTTTTGTTACTTAACTTCACAAAAACTCAGTGACTTAGGCTCCTTGCTATTCTAAATCAACAATCCCCAGTAAAACGGCAAGAGCCTATTAGCTCGTAGAATGTCTGTGGAAAACTACCAAAATACCTGTGGAAACCCTGTGGAATGAGTGAGGAAAATTTTAGGTAATGATAAGAATTACAAAAACATTAGTCATTAGTCATTAGTCATTGGTCATCAGTCATTGGGAAGTTACCCTCTTCTCTCCCCTGCTCCCTGCACCCTGCTCCCCTGCCTCTTCCTCCCCCCTGCACCCTGCCCCCTGCACCCCGCTCCCCTGCCTCTTCTATCTCCGACGTTCTTGTAATTTGCGATACACTGACTTCAAATCCACTTGATGATGAGCTAAGGCAACCAGGGTATGGTAAAGTAAATCTGCCACTTCGCCGGCGATCGCATCCTCCTCATCATCCTTAAACGCCATTACGACCTCAGCGCTTTCCTCGCCGATCTTTTTTAAAATTTTGTTATCGCCACCTGCCAATAACTTACAGGTATAAGAAGTATCTACGGGATTGTCACGGCGATCGCATATCACCTGAAATACTTGAGATAATGTATCCCCTGGTGGTGCAACAACTGTCCCTTCTACTTGATGAAAACAACTGCGTTCCCCAGTGTGACAGGCAATATCCCCTAGCTGCTCCACACCAATGAGCAGTGCATCACTATCACAGTCATAACGGACACTTTGCACTTTTTGAATATGTCCAGAAGTTGCTCCCTTATGCCATAATTCCTGGCGAGAGCGACTCCAAAACCAAGTTTCCCCAGTTTCTAAAGTCTTTTGTAATGACTCCTGACTCATCCACGCCATCATTAAGACAGTGCCATCCAAATAATCTTGGATAATTGTCGGCACTAAACCCCGTTCATCGTAGCGAATCTGATCAACAGGAATAGAGTGTGGTAGTGAATGGGAATCAGTAGAAAACATACCAGCTAATTTGTTCTCATTAAACATTATTGATGGATTCACGATACCATTCTGAATAGGGCAGCTGGTATGCTTCCTTAAAATTGAACCTAATAATTCAGTTTAAACAAAAGCATCCCTATGTATAGCCGAGTGCATCTTGACGGCACTTAAGGCTACTTGGTGGGCAATATAAGCTTCACCATACCAAGGTATCGCCGAGTTAAAAGCAGCCCAGTAAACATCCTGGTAAGCCTGGTGATAGTTGAGCGCAAATCTCTCAAGGCAAGTCATCATGGGACTTGCATAACATATTGTTATTTTTCTGGTTCGGATAACCCTATAAGGTAGAATTTCTAAACAGTTTTTCACCCTATCCTAAGATAGAGCTTTTTATTTCCCACTATTTAGGAGAGAACCTTGGTAAATACCACGATTAAAACCACAAAATCACAAGAAATCTTTGCCGCCGCCCAAAACCTGATGCCAGGAGGAGTTAGTTCTCCAGTTCGTGCCTTCAAATCAGTGGGCGGACAACCCATAGTTTTTGATCGCGTCAAAGACGCATACATTTGGGATGTAGATGGCAACCAATATATTGATTATGTCGGCACTTGGGGGCCAGCTATTTGTGGTCATGCCCATCCCGAAGTAATTGCAGCGCTCCATGAAGCCTTGGAAAAAGGTACTAGCTTCGGCGCTCCTTCATTACTGGAAAATGTTCTGGCAGAAATGGTCATTGATGCTGTTCCTAGCATCGAAATGGTGAGATTTGTGAATTCAGGCACAGAAGCTTGTATGGCCGTACTGCGGTTAATGCGGGCTTTCACCAACCGAGAGAAAATCATCAAGTTTGAAGGCTGCTACCACGGTCACGCCGATATGTTCTTGGTGAAGGCTGGTTCTGGTGTGGCTACCCTTGGTTTACCCGATTCGCCAGGAGTACCTAAAGCCGCAACTCAAAGCACTCTGACGGCTCCTTACAATGACTTGGAAGCTGTCAAAGCCTTATTTGAAGAAAACCGTGACGAAATTGCTGGTGTGATTCTGGAGCCAGTAGTGGGCAATGCTGGGTTTATTACTCCTGATGCTGGGTTTCTCGAAGGTTTAAGAGAAATTACCCATGAACATGGAGCTTTGCTAGTCTTTGACGAAGTGATGACCGGTTTTCGTATTGCTTACGGTGGCGCTCAGGAAAAATTTGGTGTAACACCAGACCTAACAACCTTGGGTAAGGTTATTGGTGGAGGCTTACCAGTAGGAGCCTACGGTGGTCGTCGTGATATTATGTCAATGATTGCTCCCGCAGGCCCTGTGTATCAAGCGGGAACTCTTTCAGGTAATCCCTTAGCAATGACTGCTGGGATTAAAACCTTGGAATTGTTGCAAAGACCTGGTAGTTATGAGTATCTTGACCAAATTACTCAGAAGTTAGCAGATGGCTTACTGCAAATTGCCACAGAAACTGGTCATCCTGCTTGTGGTGGTCAGATTAGCGCGATGTTTGGCTTATTCTTCACCTCTGGGCCAGTACATAACTACGAAGATGCCAAAAAGTCAGATATGGCTAAATTTGGTCGCTTCCATCGCGGTATGTTAGAGCGGAGTGTTTATTTAGCACCTTCTCAGTTTGAGGCAGGTTTTACCTCTTTAGCTCACACAGAAGCCGATATTGAGCAAACTTTAGCCGTTGCGCGAGAAGTGTTATCTAGTCTATAGTCCTTCCTGACTGAGTGCTGGGTAGAAAAATAATTCAGATTTATTTCATTAGCACAGTATGTGCTACTTTTACTCAGCACTCAGCACTAGTTAACAACCGCAGCCATTATGACCACAGCCTTTGATTGTTTTATGACCTTCAGCACAGCCTTCAGAACAATAGTATTTACCCTCTTTGTTGATGGCATCCTCAAGTGAAACAATACATAGGCAAGTGGGACAAGCGCATTTCATTTGGGTTACGGTATTCATATTTTTCTCCATTACTTTTGAATACTTATCTTATAACATATGAACAGATATTCAACTATTGTTCAGCTATTTGAATTTGTGAGGACACAAAGCGCTGAAAAAAATTAATCTAATTTCCGACAATCAAGTATAATTATTAACAGAATTACAGTAAAATCCGAGTTTAAAGATTAAATGATTATATTTACCCGAAAAAATAGCCTAGACACTATTTGAAACTGTAAGTATAATAAGTAATCTTGTTTTTAGAATCGTCTTACGTAATCCTGAGTTAACTTTAGGAACTCTTCAAAGAATTTGCCGCAGAAATCACTTAGCAAGAGTTAATTGTGAGTCCTAATAATTAAAAGAGAGTGTAACGCTTCCAGTCATTATTCGTGCAGCGAGTTGACAGTGCATGAGCTATTGCTTAAATCCTACCTGTCCGAATCCAGAAAATGTGGCATATAGCCACAGGTGTCAGTCGTGTGGCTCGCGACTATTATTGCGCGATCGCTATCGGGTGGTCAAACCATTAGGTCAAGGTGGCTTCGGAGCAACATTTTTAGCTAACGATGAAGCCTTACCAGGAGAACCCAGTTGCGTCATCAAACAACTACGCCCTTCAGGAAACGCACCACACATCTTGCAAATGGCGCGAGAGCTATTTGAGCGAGAAGCCAAAACCCTGGGTAAGATTGGCAATCATCCGCAATTACCAAGGTTACTTGACTATTTTGAAGACCAAGAACAATTCTATTTAATTCAAGAATATATCAGTGGTTCTACACTGCAACAAGAGGTGAAACTGAATGGTGTCTTCAGCGAAGCAGGAATTAAACAATTTTTGAGCGAAACTTTGCCGTTGTTGCAATATATCCACGAGCAAAAAGTAATTCACCGTGACATTAAGCCAGCCAATTTAATTCGGCGGACTCAAGATGCCAGAATGGTACTCATAGACTTTGGCGCTGTGAAAAATCAAGTCAGCCAAGCTGCACAAAACCCATCGGGACAGACAGCATTAACTGCATACGCCATTGGTACACCTGGTTTCGCACCTCCAG
The window above is part of the Nodularia spumigena CCY9414 genome. Proteins encoded here:
- the hisIE gene encoding bifunctional phosphoribosyl-AMP cyclohydrolase/phosphoribosyl-ATP diphosphatase HisIE → MFSTDSHSLPHSIPVDQIRYDERGLVPTIIQDYLDGTVLMMAWMSQESLQKTLETGETWFWSRSRQELWHKGATSGHIQKVQSVRYDCDSDALLIGVEQLGDIACHTGERSCFHQVEGTVVAPPGDTLSQVFQVICDRRDNPVDTSYTCKLLAGGDNKILKKIGEESAEVVMAFKDDEEDAIAGEVADLLYHTLVALAHHQVDLKSVYRKLQERRR
- the hemL gene encoding glutamate-1-semialdehyde 2,1-aminomutase, yielding MVNTTIKTTKSQEIFAAAQNLMPGGVSSPVRAFKSVGGQPIVFDRVKDAYIWDVDGNQYIDYVGTWGPAICGHAHPEVIAALHEALEKGTSFGAPSLLENVLAEMVIDAVPSIEMVRFVNSGTEACMAVLRLMRAFTNREKIIKFEGCYHGHADMFLVKAGSGVATLGLPDSPGVPKAATQSTLTAPYNDLEAVKALFEENRDEIAGVILEPVVGNAGFITPDAGFLEGLREITHEHGALLVFDEVMTGFRIAYGGAQEKFGVTPDLTTLGKVIGGGLPVGAYGGRRDIMSMIAPAGPVYQAGTLSGNPLAMTAGIKTLELLQRPGSYEYLDQITQKLADGLLQIATETGHPACGGQISAMFGLFFTSGPVHNYEDAKKSDMAKFGRFHRGMLERSVYLAPSQFEAGFTSLAHTEADIEQTLAVAREVLSSL
- a CDS encoding metallothionein; this translates as MNTVTQMKCACPTCLCIVSLEDAINKEGKYYCSEGCAEGHKTIKGCGHNGCGC